The Stigmatella aurantiaca DW4/3-1 genome contains the following window.
GCCAGAATGGCCAGTCCCGGCCGCCCGGCATGGGGTTGCAATTTGACGCGCTGGATGACACAGCGCGGGAGCAGCTCAGACGGATTATCTCCCACGACATGGCGGCCAGCGCCGGGGCCTGAGGGGCCCGGACGGTGTCCTCCCTCGAGGCCTTGCATGCGGATCGCGGTCATCTCCGACATTCACTCCAACATCGAGGCGCTCACGGAGGTGTTGCGGACCGCGGACCACCACAAGGTGGATCGGGTCGTCTCGCTGGGGGACATCGTCGGCTACGGCGCGTCACCCAACGAGTGTTGTGAGCTGGTGCGCTCGGTGACGGAGGTGACGCTCCTGGGCAACCACGATGCGGCCGTGGCGGGGCGGATGGACTACTCGTACTACTACGACGCCGCCCGGCATGCCCTGGACTGGTCCGCCAACGTGCTCCGGGAGGACAACCACTCGTGGCTGCGGAGCCTGCCGTACACCTACCGGATTGGCGAGGTGGGCTTCAGCCATGGCTCTCCCGTGGAGCCCAAGGCGTACGAGTACATCTTCGCGCTGGAGCAGGCGCGGGAGTTGACGCCGTTCGTGTCGGAGCTGCCCGAAGTCACCTTCATCGGCCACAGCCACCTGTGCAAGGCGTTCGCCATTGGCAACGGCGAGGTGAATGAC
Protein-coding sequences here:
- a CDS encoding metallophosphoesterase family protein, encoding MRIAVISDIHSNIEALTEVLRTADHHKVDRVVSLGDIVGYGASPNECCELVRSVTEVTLLGNHDAAVAGRMDYSYYYDAARHALDWSANVLREDNHSWLRSLPYTYRIGEVGFSHGSPVEPKAYEYIFALEQARELTPFVSELPEVTFIGHSHLCKAFAIGNGEVNDVVAQKFGIRRGYKYIISVGSVGQPRDYDNRACFVICDTDARTVEYLRVEYDIETAAQKIFDADLALNFGKRLFLGV